A section of the Microbacterium forte genome encodes:
- a CDS encoding RluA family pseudouridine synthase, giving the protein MESRSLPVPDGLEGARVDAALAKLMGFSRTFAADVASAGGVRLDGVTLDKSDRLRGGGWLEVEWQPKEEPRIIPIAVPELGIVYDDDDIIVVDKPTGVAAHPSLGWEGPTVVGALAAAGFRVATSGAPERQGVVHRLDVGTSGLMVVAKSETAYSTLKHAFKERTVEKIYHAVVQGHPDPLTGTIDAPIGRHPNHSWKFAVVPDGKPSVTHYETLEAFPGASLLEIHLETGRTHQIRVHMAALRHPCAGDPLYGADPTMSARLGLTRQWLHAHKLAFAHPATGDWVQFESPYPADFEHALEILRGE; this is encoded by the coding sequence GTGGAGTCCCGCTCCCTGCCGGTTCCTGACGGATTGGAGGGCGCACGCGTCGACGCGGCGCTCGCGAAGCTCATGGGCTTCTCGCGCACCTTCGCCGCCGATGTCGCCTCCGCCGGCGGCGTGCGCCTCGACGGAGTCACTCTCGACAAGTCCGATCGCCTGCGTGGTGGAGGATGGCTCGAGGTGGAGTGGCAGCCGAAGGAGGAGCCGCGGATCATCCCGATCGCGGTTCCCGAACTCGGAATCGTCTACGACGATGACGACATCATCGTGGTCGACAAGCCCACGGGCGTCGCTGCCCACCCTTCGCTCGGGTGGGAGGGGCCGACCGTCGTCGGCGCTCTCGCCGCGGCGGGGTTCCGGGTGGCCACCAGTGGCGCTCCGGAGCGTCAGGGCGTCGTGCATCGTCTGGATGTCGGCACCAGCGGACTCATGGTGGTGGCCAAGAGCGAGACGGCCTACTCGACCTTGAAGCACGCGTTCAAGGAGCGCACGGTCGAGAAGATCTACCACGCGGTCGTTCAAGGGCATCCTGACCCGCTGACGGGAACGATCGATGCCCCGATCGGCCGGCATCCGAACCACTCCTGGAAGTTCGCAGTGGTACCGGACGGCAAGCCGTCGGTGACTCACTACGAGACTCTCGAGGCCTTTCCGGGGGCGTCGCTGCTCGAGATCCACCTCGAGACCGGGCGCACGCATCAGATCCGCGTGCACATGGCGGCTCTCCGGCATCCGTGTGCAGGCGATCCGCTCTACGGCGCGGATCCGACGATGTCGGCGCGACTCGGCCTGACGCGTCAATGGCTGCACGCGCACAAGCTGGCGTTCGCGCACCCGGCGACAGGGGACTGGGTGCAGTTCGAATCGCCCTACCCCGCGGATTTCGAGCACGCCCTGGAGATCCTGCGCGGCGAGTGA
- a CDS encoding GNAT family N-acetyltransferase has translation MSIEVRPATDFDDVATLVGPKKPTSNVCFCLSYRIGSKENNALRGAQRADRVRELCHQDPPPGVIAYLDDEPVGWAAVHPRSATSFARNRLIPHVDDLEVWSLWCIRVRPGYRKQGISHALIEGAVAHAKRQGAPAIEGYPVDNHGEKVNPTMAYVGTRRLFEDAGFERAAETGSTLDGFPRVLMRLDLRGSHRRSKKAVSVVDSLP, from the coding sequence ATGAGCATCGAGGTGCGACCAGCGACCGACTTCGACGATGTGGCGACTCTCGTCGGCCCGAAGAAGCCGACATCGAACGTGTGCTTCTGCCTGAGCTACCGCATAGGCAGCAAGGAGAACAACGCGCTTCGGGGCGCACAGCGTGCCGACCGCGTGCGCGAGCTCTGCCATCAGGACCCGCCGCCCGGAGTCATCGCCTATCTCGACGACGAGCCGGTGGGCTGGGCAGCGGTGCACCCCCGCAGCGCGACGAGTTTCGCGCGCAATCGGTTGATCCCGCACGTCGATGACCTCGAGGTGTGGTCGTTGTGGTGCATCCGGGTCCGCCCCGGCTATCGGAAGCAGGGAATCTCGCACGCACTGATCGAGGGTGCCGTCGCGCATGCGAAGCGGCAAGGTGCGCCGGCGATCGAGGGCTATCCGGTCGACAATCACGGCGAGAAGGTGAATCCGACCATGGCCTACGTCGGGACCAGACGACTGTTCGAGGACGCGGGGTTCGAGAGGGCCGCTGAGACCGGATCCACTCTCGACGGGTTTCCTCGGGTGCTGATGCGCCTCGATCTGCGGGGATCGCACAGACGGTCGAAGAAAGCCGTGAGCGTGGTGGATTCGCTTCCCTGA
- the dnaE gene encoding DNA polymerase III subunit alpha, which yields MASDSFVHLHVHSEYSMLDGAAKIAAMTQAAADYEMPAIAVTDHGNTFAAFEFYKAANAAGVKPIIGLEAYVTPGTHRSDKTRVQWGSPDQKSDDVSGSGAYTHMTMWSETTQGMHNLFRLSSLSSMEGYYFKPRMDRELLQTYGKGLIATTGCPSGEIQTRLRLGQYDAARAAAAEFQDLFGKENYFAEIMDHGLSIERRVMTDLIRLAKDLSIPLVGTNDSHYTHQHEADAHEALLCVQSGSTLDDPNRFKFDGDGYYIKTAAEMRQLFRDHPEACDNTLLIAERCEVEFNTAANYMPRFPVPDGETEDSWLVKEVEAGLHYRYPNGIPDKVRKQAEYETGIILQMGFPGYFLVVADFINWAKDNGIRVGPGRGSGAGSMVAYAMKITDLDPLEHGLIFERFLNPDRVSMPDFDVDFDDRRRGEVIDYVTRKYGSERVAQIVTYGTIKSKQALKDAGRVLGFPFSMGERLTKAMPPPVMGKDMPLDGMFDSAHPRYKEASEFRALIETDPEAKTVFDRALGLEGLKRQWGVHAAGVIMSSEPLIDIIPIMRREQDGQIVTQFDYPSCESLGLIKMDFLGLRNLTIISDALDNIRTNRGEELDLEHLALDDRGAYDLLGRGESLGVFQLDGGPMRSLMRLMRPDNFGDISALIALYRPGPMGANSHTNYALRKNGQQPITPIHPEFTESLADILDESYGLIIYQEQVMAIAQRVAGFSLGQADILRRAMGKKKKSELDKQFAGFQAGMHANGYSDGAVNAIWEILLPFSDYAFNKAHSAAYGVVSYWTAYLKAHYPAEYMAALLTSVGDSKDKMALYLNECRRMGIKVLPPDVSESIKYFAAVGDDIRFGLGAVRNVGSNVVEGIIAARKDERFTSFHHFLEKVPLHVSNKRTVESLIKAGAFDSMGDSRRALLEIHEDAVEAAVDRKRNEAQGAIGFDFDSLYDDMEEAAPAKVPARPEWIKKDKLAFEREMLGLYVSDHPLAGLEVPLAKHASISIHNLINSDDMQDGEQVTVAGLVTSVQHRVAKASGNPYGMITVEDFNGEVTVMFMGKTYTEFQHILQQDSILAVRGRVSKRDDGLNLHAQSAFAPDVGSFDAAGPLSLVLAEQRATERVMTELAEVLRRHNGDTEVVLRVHRGGTAKVFDVPMPVKVSADLFGDLKSLLGPTCLG from the coding sequence ATGGCATCCGACTCCTTCGTCCACCTGCACGTGCACAGCGAGTACTCGATGCTCGACGGGGCGGCGAAGATCGCGGCGATGACCCAGGCGGCGGCCGACTACGAGATGCCGGCCATCGCGGTGACCGACCACGGGAACACCTTCGCGGCGTTCGAGTTCTACAAGGCGGCCAACGCGGCAGGGGTCAAGCCGATCATCGGACTCGAGGCATACGTCACGCCCGGCACGCATCGCAGTGACAAGACCCGGGTGCAGTGGGGATCCCCGGATCAGAAGAGCGACGACGTCTCGGGGTCCGGTGCTTACACGCACATGACGATGTGGAGCGAGACCACGCAGGGCATGCACAACCTGTTCCGCCTCAGCTCGCTGTCGAGCATGGAGGGCTACTACTTCAAACCCCGCATGGACCGCGAACTTCTGCAGACCTACGGCAAGGGTCTGATCGCCACCACAGGCTGCCCCTCGGGCGAGATCCAGACACGGCTGCGCCTCGGTCAGTACGACGCCGCCCGCGCCGCGGCCGCAGAGTTCCAAGACCTGTTCGGCAAGGAGAACTACTTCGCCGAGATCATGGATCACGGTCTCTCCATCGAGCGCAGGGTCATGACCGATCTGATCCGGCTCGCGAAGGATCTCAGCATCCCGCTCGTCGGCACGAACGATTCGCACTACACGCACCAGCACGAGGCCGACGCGCACGAGGCCCTGCTGTGCGTGCAGTCGGGCTCGACACTCGACGACCCCAACCGCTTCAAGTTCGACGGCGACGGCTACTACATCAAGACCGCCGCCGAGATGCGCCAGCTCTTCCGCGATCACCCCGAGGCGTGCGACAACACGCTGCTCATCGCCGAACGCTGCGAAGTCGAGTTCAACACGGCGGCCAACTACATGCCGCGCTTCCCGGTGCCGGACGGAGAGACCGAAGACAGCTGGCTCGTCAAGGAGGTCGAGGCCGGCCTCCACTACCGGTATCCGAACGGGATCCCCGACAAGGTGCGCAAGCAGGCCGAGTACGAGACCGGCATCATCCTGCAGATGGGGTTCCCCGGCTACTTCCTCGTCGTCGCCGACTTCATCAACTGGGCCAAGGACAACGGCATCCGTGTGGGGCCGGGCCGTGGGTCCGGAGCCGGTTCCATGGTCGCCTACGCCATGAAGATCACCGATCTCGATCCGCTCGAGCACGGCCTCATCTTCGAGCGGTTCCTGAACCCCGACCGCGTCTCGATGCCCGACTTCGACGTCGACTTCGATGACCGGCGCCGCGGCGAGGTCATCGACTACGTGACCAGGAAGTACGGATCCGAGCGGGTCGCCCAGATCGTCACGTACGGCACGATCAAGTCCAAGCAGGCGCTGAAGGATGCCGGCCGCGTGCTCGGCTTCCCGTTCAGCATGGGGGAGCGGCTGACCAAGGCGATGCCGCCGCCCGTGATGGGCAAGGACATGCCCCTCGACGGAATGTTCGACTCGGCGCACCCCCGCTACAAAGAGGCGAGCGAGTTCCGCGCTCTCATCGAGACGGACCCGGAGGCGAAGACGGTCTTCGACCGCGCCCTCGGCCTCGAGGGTCTGAAGCGCCAGTGGGGCGTGCACGCGGCGGGCGTGATCATGTCGTCCGAGCCGTTGATCGACATCATCCCGATCATGCGCCGCGAGCAGGACGGCCAGATCGTCACGCAGTTCGACTACCCGTCGTGCGAGTCGCTCGGCCTGATCAAGATGGACTTCCTCGGGCTCCGCAACCTGACGATCATCTCGGACGCGCTCGACAACATCCGCACCAACCGCGGTGAAGAGCTCGACCTCGAACACCTCGCGCTCGACGACCGCGGGGCCTACGACCTGCTCGGCCGCGGCGAATCGCTCGGAGTCTTCCAGCTCGACGGCGGTCCGATGCGATCGCTCATGCGACTGATGCGCCCGGACAACTTCGGTGACATCTCGGCACTCATCGCGCTCTACCGTCCAGGGCCCATGGGCGCGAACTCGCACACGAACTACGCGCTGCGAAAGAACGGTCAGCAGCCCATCACGCCGATCCATCCGGAGTTCACCGAGTCGCTCGCCGACATCCTCGACGAGTCCTACGGCCTGATCATCTACCAGGAGCAGGTGATGGCCATCGCACAGCGTGTGGCCGGGTTCTCGCTCGGACAGGCCGACATCCTCCGCCGAGCGATGGGCAAGAAGAAGAAGTCGGAGCTCGACAAGCAGTTCGCGGGCTTCCAGGCGGGTATGCACGCGAACGGGTACTCCGACGGAGCCGTCAACGCGATCTGGGAGATCCTGCTTCCGTTCTCGGACTACGCCTTCAACAAAGCGCACTCGGCGGCCTACGGCGTCGTCTCGTACTGGACCGCCTATCTCAAAGCCCACTATCCCGCCGAGTACATGGCCGCGCTGCTCACCAGCGTCGGCGACTCGAAAGACAAGATGGCGCTGTACCTCAACGAGTGCCGTCGAATGGGCATCAAGGTGCTCCCACCCGATGTTTCGGAGTCGATCAAGTACTTCGCCGCCGTCGGCGACGACATCCGCTTCGGGTTGGGTGCCGTCCGCAACGTCGGCAGCAACGTGGTCGAGGGCATCATCGCGGCGCGCAAGGATGAGCGATTCACCTCGTTCCATCACTTCCTCGAGAAGGTGCCGCTGCATGTCTCGAACAAGCGCACGGTCGAATCGCTGATCAAGGCCGGTGCATTCGACTCGATGGGGGACTCCCGCCGAGCCCTTCTCGAGATCCACGAGGATGCCGTCGAGGCGGCTGTGGATCGCAAGCGGAACGAGGCGCAGGGCGCGATCGGCTTCGACTTCGACAGCCTGTACGACGACATGGAAGAGGCGGCGCCTGCCAAGGTCCCGGCGCGACCGGAGTGGATCAAGAAGGACAAACTCGCGTTCGAGCGAGAGATGCTCGGGCTCTACGTCTCCGACCACCCCCTGGCGGGTCTCGAAGTGCCGCTCGCCAAGCACGCGTCGATCTCGATCCACAACCTCATCAACTCCGACGACATGCAGGACGGCGAGCAGGTCACGGTCGCCGGTCTCGTGACGAGCGTCCAGCACCGTGTCGCGAAGGCCAGCGGAAACCCGTACGGCATGATCACGGTCGAGGACTTCAACGGCGAGGTGACGGTCATGTTCATGGGCAAGACCTACACCGAGTTCCAGCACATCCTGCAGCAGGACTCCATCCTCGCGGTGCGCGGACGGGTGTCGAAGCGCGATGACGGACTCAATCTGCATGCGCAGTCGGCCTTTGCGCCGGATGTCGGCTCCTTCGACGCCGCGGGCCCCCTCTCGCTCGTCCTGGCGGAGCAGAGGGCGACCGAGCGGGTGATGACCGAGCTCGCAGAGGTGCTGCGGCGCCACAACGGCGACACCGAAGTGGTGTTGCGCGTGCATCGCGGCGGCACGGCGAAGGTCTTCGACGTGCCGATGCCGGTCAAGGTCTCCGCCGATCTGTTCGGTGATCTCAAATCTCTGCTCGGCCCGACCTGCCTGGGCTGA
- the hisD gene encoding histidinol dehydrogenase: MRTIDLRGRTLSPADMLAAVPRATQARAEALDTAARIVDDVRERGEEALREQAERFDRVSGHEIRVPAQHIAEALESLAPDVRLALEEAIRRVRIASAAQVPERQITRIGAGATITQRWQPVHRAGVYIPGGKAVYPSSVIMNVVPAQVAGVQQIALASPPQEDQGGRVHPTILAAAGLLGITEVYAIGGAGAIGSFAHGVEGIGLDPVDVLSGPGNNYVASAKRAVAGVVGTDSEAGATEILVVADAAADPRLIAADLVSQAEHDEQASAVLVTDSPELADRVAAEVERHAGATRHATRVAAALDGPQSAIVLVDDRAMATAFSNAYAPEHLELHLEDAEAAADTFTSAGAVFVGDHTPVSLGDYMAGSNHVLPTGGQARYAPGLGAYTFLRPQQVISYDRAALADVRAGVVALAETEALPAHGEAIEARFTA; this comes from the coding sequence TTGCGCACGATCGATCTGCGGGGGCGCACGCTCTCGCCGGCTGACATGCTCGCGGCTGTGCCGCGCGCCACCCAGGCACGAGCCGAGGCTCTCGACACCGCGGCTCGAATCGTCGACGATGTGCGCGAGCGGGGCGAAGAGGCTCTGCGCGAGCAGGCCGAGCGTTTCGATCGTGTCTCCGGACACGAGATCCGTGTGCCCGCGCAGCACATCGCCGAGGCCCTCGAGAGCCTCGCGCCCGACGTCCGCCTCGCTCTCGAGGAGGCGATCCGCCGAGTGCGCATCGCCTCGGCGGCGCAGGTCCCCGAGCGTCAGATCACGCGGATCGGGGCCGGCGCGACGATCACCCAGCGCTGGCAGCCCGTCCACCGCGCAGGGGTGTACATCCCCGGAGGCAAAGCGGTCTATCCCTCCAGTGTCATCATGAACGTCGTCCCGGCGCAGGTCGCGGGCGTGCAGCAGATCGCACTCGCCTCACCGCCGCAGGAGGACCAGGGTGGCCGCGTGCACCCCACGATCCTCGCCGCGGCGGGCCTGCTCGGCATCACGGAGGTGTACGCGATCGGCGGAGCAGGCGCGATCGGATCCTTCGCGCACGGCGTCGAGGGAATCGGGCTCGACCCGGTCGACGTCCTGTCGGGGCCGGGGAACAACTACGTCGCCTCCGCCAAGCGGGCTGTGGCGGGCGTCGTCGGCACCGACTCCGAGGCGGGGGCAACCGAGATCCTCGTCGTGGCAGATGCGGCAGCCGACCCACGACTCATCGCGGCCGACCTCGTCAGCCAGGCGGAGCACGATGAGCAGGCATCGGCCGTGCTCGTCACAGACTCCCCGGAGCTGGCCGATCGCGTCGCCGCGGAGGTCGAGCGGCACGCGGGCGCCACGCGTCACGCGACGCGAGTGGCGGCAGCGCTGGACGGGCCGCAGTCGGCCATCGTCCTGGTCGACGACCGTGCGATGGCGACGGCGTTCAGCAACGCGTATGCTCCCGAGCACCTCGAGCTGCACCTCGAAGACGCCGAGGCCGCGGCCGACACCTTCACCAGCGCGGGTGCCGTGTTCGTCGGAGACCACACGCCCGTGAGCCTCGGCGACTACATGGCCGGCAGCAACCACGTCCTGCCGACCGGGGGACAGGCGCGCTACGCGCCCGGACTCGGTGCATACACGTTCCTGCGTCCGCAGCAGGTCATCTCCTACGATCGCGCCGCACTCGCGGACGTGCGCGCGGGAGTCGTCGCCCTCGCCGAAACCGAGGCGCTTCCCGCACACGGTGAGGCGATCGAGGCGCGTTTCACCGCGTAG
- the nrdR gene encoding transcriptional regulator NrdR, which yields MHCPFCRHSDSRVIDSRTSDDGLSIRRRRQCPECGGRFTTTETASLNVIKRSGVMEPFSREKVISGVRKACQGRPVTEADLAILAQRVEEAVRQTGVSQLDTNEIGLAILGPLRDLDEVAYLRFASVYQAFDSLEDFESAITDLRADHVEPESVDR from the coding sequence ATGCACTGCCCCTTCTGCCGTCACTCGGACTCTCGGGTCATCGATTCGCGCACCAGTGATGACGGTCTCTCAATCCGTCGTCGACGTCAGTGCCCCGAGTGCGGAGGTCGTTTCACGACGACGGAGACGGCGAGCCTCAACGTGATCAAGAGATCCGGTGTCATGGAGCCGTTCAGCCGAGAGAAGGTGATCTCGGGCGTGCGCAAGGCCTGTCAGGGCCGGCCCGTCACCGAAGCCGATCTGGCGATCCTCGCTCAGCGGGTGGAGGAGGCCGTTCGACAGACGGGTGTCTCCCAGCTCGACACGAACGAGATCGGCTTGGCGATCCTCGGACCTCTCCGCGACCTCGATGAGGTCGCATACCTGCGCTTCGCGAGCGTGTATCAGGCCTTCGACTCGCTCGAGGACTTCGAGAGCGCGATCACCGATCTTCGCGCCGACCACGTCGAGCCGGAGTCCGTCGACCGGTAA
- a CDS encoding quinone-dependent dihydroorotate dehydrogenase: MYPLLFRAVLSRFDPEFAHHAGMAVIRVLGAPPFSWATRALTKPDPSLQVQALGLTFSSPFGIAAGFDKNAVGVRGLAALGFGHVEVGTVTAIPQDGNPKPRLFRLIADRAVINRMGFNNEGADAAARRLARLRRGAPDTVIGVNIGKSRVVDVENATADYVASATRLAPLADYLAVNVSSPNTPGLRGLQAVETLAPLLRAVRAASGETPLLVKIAPDLSDEEIVAIANLAVDEGLAGIIAHNTTVSRDGLTTDAATVAQIGAGGLSGAPLKERSLQVLRLVRSAVPEDFCVIAVGGVETPSDVQERLEAGATLVQGYTAFLYRGPFWGREINRGLVAR; this comes from the coding sequence ATGTATCCGCTGCTCTTTCGCGCTGTCCTGTCGCGCTTCGACCCTGAGTTCGCCCACCACGCCGGGATGGCGGTGATTCGCGTGCTCGGGGCGCCGCCCTTCTCCTGGGCGACCCGTGCTCTGACGAAGCCCGACCCGTCGCTGCAGGTGCAGGCCCTCGGATTGACGTTCTCCTCGCCCTTCGGGATCGCGGCCGGTTTCGACAAGAACGCCGTCGGCGTGCGCGGTCTCGCTGCGCTCGGCTTCGGGCATGTCGAGGTCGGCACCGTCACTGCGATCCCTCAGGACGGAAACCCGAAGCCCCGGCTGTTCCGCCTCATCGCCGATCGAGCGGTCATCAACCGCATGGGGTTCAACAACGAGGGTGCAGATGCCGCAGCCCGGCGTCTCGCGCGACTGCGGCGCGGAGCACCCGACACGGTCATCGGAGTGAACATCGGCAAGAGCCGGGTCGTCGATGTCGAGAACGCCACCGCCGACTATGTGGCGTCGGCGACGAGGCTCGCGCCACTCGCGGACTATCTGGCCGTCAACGTCTCCTCTCCGAACACCCCCGGTCTTCGGGGGCTTCAGGCCGTCGAGACACTGGCTCCGCTGCTCAGAGCGGTGCGCGCAGCATCCGGTGAGACTCCGCTGCTCGTCAAGATCGCCCCCGATCTCTCCGACGAGGAGATCGTCGCCATCGCGAACCTCGCAGTCGACGAAGGGCTGGCCGGCATCATCGCTCACAACACCACCGTGAGCCGCGACGGCCTCACGACGGATGCGGCCACGGTCGCGCAGATCGGAGCGGGCGGACTCTCCGGCGCGCCGCTCAAGGAGCGTTCCCTGCAGGTGCTGCGCCTCGTGCGCTCGGCCGTGCCCGAGGACTTCTGCGTGATCGCCGTCGGGGGAGTGGAGACGCCGTCCGACGTGCAGGAGCGGCTCGAAGCCGGAGCGACGCTCGTGCAGGGCTATACGGCCTTCCTGTACCGCGGTCCCTTCTGGGGGCGCGAGATCAACCGGGGCCTCGTCGCGCGCTGA
- a CDS encoding DUF3043 domain-containing protein: MATTPVPPSTNDDAPETTASGKGRATPTRAEQEAARRRPLVANTKEAKAAARAELNERRNRAQAGLAAGEEKYLPARDKGPQRRWVRDYVDAGWHPAEFVMGVMVLVILISLLPANLAIGGFAIAGWAYLVMMAYLILAIGGMVLLGMRVKRKIAAKFGKERMERGLGWYAAMRSLQMRFMRLPKPQVKRGDYPA, translated from the coding sequence GTGGCCACTACCCCTGTCCCCCCTTCGACGAATGACGACGCCCCCGAGACGACTGCGTCGGGCAAGGGACGCGCGACGCCGACCCGGGCCGAGCAGGAGGCGGCGCGCCGTCGGCCTCTGGTCGCGAACACCAAAGAGGCGAAGGCCGCCGCACGCGCAGAGCTCAACGAACGACGCAACCGCGCACAGGCCGGCCTGGCTGCCGGCGAGGAGAAGTACCTCCCGGCTCGCGACAAGGGGCCACAGCGCCGGTGGGTCCGCGACTACGTCGACGCCGGCTGGCACCCGGCCGAATTCGTCATGGGTGTCATGGTGCTCGTCATCCTGATCTCGCTTCTGCCCGCGAACCTCGCCATCGGCGGATTCGCCATCGCCGGCTGGGCATACCTGGTCATGATGGCGTACCTGATCCTCGCGATCGGCGGCATGGTGCTGCTGGGGATGCGCGTCAAGCGCAAGATCGCCGCGAAGTTCGGCAAGGAGCGCATGGAGCGTGGCCTCGGCTGGTACGCCGCGATGCGGTCGCTGCAGATGCGGTTCATGCGTCTGCCCAAGCCCCAGGTGAAGCGCGGCGACTACCCCGCCTGA
- a CDS encoding dipeptidase: protein MTSPAQPGDQNLSSEREPAVLEAVSTGFPAALSDLGALVRIPGMAWPAFDQTQLERSSEAVAALATATGVFDDVRVLRAAIPGTDEHGQPAVLATRAARNGKPTILLYAHHDVQPPGDDALWETPPFEPTVRGGRLYGRGAADDKAGIMAHIASIRAVAEVVGDDLELGIAMFIEGEEEYGSRSFAQFLSDNKEALRADAIVVADSGNWDSVTPGLTVSLRGNARFTVRVRTLDHASHSGMFGGAVPDAMMATVKMLSTLWNEDGSVAVEGMTERDAPTPEYTEETLRDEAGLLPGTSPIGGGSILSRIWNKPAVTVIGIDATSVAAASNTLLPEVTVVVSARVAPGQTGEDAYAALEAHLRANAPYGAELTFSDVDLGNGFLVDTSGWAVALTRDAMRDGYGVAPVDLGVGGSIPFIADLVREFPDAQILVTGVEDPHSRAHSPNESLHLDTFRHAVATEALLLSRMNDIII, encoded by the coding sequence ATGACATCTCCTGCCCAGCCCGGCGACCAGAATCTGTCCAGCGAACGCGAGCCCGCCGTCCTCGAGGCGGTCTCGACGGGGTTTCCCGCGGCGTTGAGCGACCTGGGCGCGCTCGTCCGCATCCCCGGCATGGCATGGCCTGCGTTCGATCAGACGCAGCTCGAACGCAGCTCCGAAGCCGTCGCGGCACTGGCCACGGCCACCGGGGTCTTCGACGACGTGCGCGTTCTCCGTGCCGCGATCCCCGGCACTGACGAGCACGGGCAGCCGGCGGTGCTCGCGACGCGCGCAGCACGCAACGGCAAGCCGACGATCCTGCTCTACGCGCACCACGACGTACAGCCTCCGGGTGACGACGCGCTGTGGGAGACGCCTCCGTTCGAGCCCACCGTCCGCGGCGGACGTCTCTACGGTCGAGGCGCTGCGGACGACAAGGCGGGCATCATGGCGCACATCGCTTCGATCCGTGCGGTCGCCGAGGTCGTCGGCGACGATCTGGAACTGGGCATCGCGATGTTCATCGAGGGCGAAGAGGAGTACGGTTCCCGTTCCTTCGCGCAGTTCCTCTCCGACAATAAGGAGGCGCTCCGCGCGGATGCCATCGTGGTCGCGGACTCGGGAAACTGGGACTCGGTGACTCCCGGCCTCACGGTCTCGCTCCGCGGCAACGCACGATTCACCGTGCGCGTGCGCACGCTCGACCACGCATCGCATTCGGGGATGTTCGGGGGAGCCGTCCCCGACGCGATGATGGCCACGGTCAAGATGCTCTCCACGCTCTGGAACGAAGACGGCTCTGTCGCGGTCGAGGGGATGACCGAGCGCGATGCGCCCACTCCCGAATACACCGAGGAGACGCTTCGGGACGAAGCGGGCCTTCTGCCCGGCACCTCGCCGATCGGCGGCGGCAGCATCCTCAGCCGGATCTGGAACAAGCCCGCGGTGACCGTCATCGGAATCGATGCGACCAGTGTCGCGGCGGCGTCGAACACCCTTCTTCCCGAGGTGACGGTCGTCGTGAGCGCGCGCGTCGCGCCTGGTCAGACCGGTGAGGACGCGTATGCCGCTCTCGAGGCGCATCTGCGAGCGAACGCGCCGTACGGCGCGGAGCTGACGTTCTCGGACGTCGATCTCGGCAACGGCTTTCTCGTCGACACCAGTGGCTGGGCCGTCGCGCTCACCCGCGACGCCATGCGAGACGGCTACGGCGTCGCCCCTGTCGATCTCGGTGTCGGCGGGTCGATCCCGTTCATCGCCGACCTCGTGCGGGAGTTCCCCGATGCGCAGATCCTCGTGACCGGCGTCGAGGACCCGCACTCGCGGGCCCACAGCCCCAACGAATCCCTGCATCTCGACACGTTCCGCCACGCCGTGGCGACCGAGGCTCTGCTGCTCTCGCGGATGAACGACATCATCATCTGA
- the erpA gene encoding iron-sulfur cluster insertion protein ErpA — protein MSDTTLTSAETTQAHGVKLTDAAAIKVKNLLEQEGRDDLRLRVAVQPGGCSGLIYQLYFDERFLEGDETVDFDGVEVIIDNMSVPYLDGASIDFKDTISEQGFTIDNPNAAGSCACGDSFH, from the coding sequence ATGAGCGACACCACACTGACCTCAGCAGAGACCACCCAGGCGCACGGCGTGAAGCTGACCGACGCCGCGGCGATCAAGGTGAAGAACCTCCTCGAGCAGGAAGGCCGTGACGACCTGCGTCTGCGCGTCGCCGTCCAGCCCGGCGGATGCTCCGGCCTGATCTACCAGCTGTACTTCGACGAGCGGTTCCTCGAGGGGGACGAGACCGTCGACTTCGACGGCGTCGAGGTCATCATCGACAACATGAGCGTCCCGTACCTCGATGGCGCATCCATCGATTTCAAGGACACGATCTCCGAGCAGGGCTTCACGATCGACAACCCCAACGCCGCGGGCAGCTGCGCCTGCGGAGACAGCTTCCACTGA